The genomic segment TTGGGGACCCTTTGGGGTCCGCACCGAGCAGCCGGGGTGCATGCATGCATAGACACGCGCCCTTGGCCCCTGACGTTGCACGCTGCTGTCTTTCTTGCAGGTGATCCCGCCGAGATGGTGCGCTATTCGCTGGACCCCGAAAACCCGACCAAATGTAAGGCAGCTTCTCCCTGGGTGGTGTTGGGGATTCTCCTCCTCCCGGGAGGAGGAAGAGTGTAGGGTAAGAAAGCCGGAGAGCCCGAGCATTAACCCCCTCTCTTTTTGTCTTCTCCCAAAGCATGCAAGTCCAGAGGCTCGAACCTTCGCGTTCATTTCAAGGTAAGCTTTACGACTCGATTCCGTGCCTCTATGGTTCCATGCCATCCTCATTTGAGGAAAAAAGGGGAGCTGCGATGATGCCTATCTTAGGACACCTTTGGATTTGCCgtgaaaacaaaaccaattctgAGCAGCCTCCCTTTTAAATTCGACTAGCCCCCGGATTCTATTTCTTGATAGAACTACCCGGAGccgggccggtgagatagcatggaggtaaagcctttgccttgcatgcagaaggacagtggttcgaatcccggcatctcacatgatcccccgtgcctgccaggggcaatttctgagcatagagccaggagggacccctgagcgctgccgggtgtgacccaaaaaccaaaaaaaaaaaagaactacccgGAGCCCACCCccaatcctgaatgcagagccagcagttagCCCTAAGCATCGTTGAATGGCCTGAAAGAAGATTTGCTTGAACTTAAATAGCTTAAATTTAGGGATCTAGGATTGTGTATTCAGCAAGGTGTTTTCAGTAAAATCGTTACAGCGGGTAAAATGAGTGGAGGTTCGTTTTAATGTTTTCAGCCTGGGTCTGACTACTCCCTAAGTTGCCCCACTCCtcgaagccttttttttttttactcatggcATGTGTTTGTTTGAAGATTTGAGGATTTaggtaaatattttagtttttaatttgagGTTCTTCTATTTCAGAACACTCGGGAAACGGCTCAGGCCATCAAAGGCATGCATATCCGAAAAGCCACTAAGTATTTGAAAGACGTCACCCTGCAAAAGCAGTGTGTGCCCTTCCGGCGTTACAATGGTGGTGTTGGCAGGTGTGCCCAGGTGAGGATTCAGGGTTGCCTTTTGGGAGGACTTAAAAACTCTTTCTGGTTGCTGTGATGACAGTCTTAGGACACCTTTGGATTAACCATGAAAAGAAAAATCCTCTGAGCAACCTTGGATATTTGGGTACTGGGTGAAATTACCGATTGGGTTATGGTAAGGTTCCTTTAGGAAAATGATGGTCTCTGTTTTCTTTCAGGCCAAACAGTGGGGTTGGACACAGGGTCGTTGGCCCAAAAAAAGTGCTGAATTTTTACTGCACATGCTTAAAAATGCAGAGAGCAATGCTGAACTTAAGGTATGAGCCTTCAATGTTATATGCTTACAGCTAGGATGGTGATTGGTGTGCTGGGGGTGTTTTGTTGCCTCCCTGTAAAGAATACAGTACCTTTAAATTTAGTTATGAAGCTGGAATTGTTTTcaaatatcccatatgatcccatgaaaCACTGCCCAGGGTAACCTGAGTGtggggttttggggggaggggcaaacTGCTCAAAtaattgtgcttagggcttaaggcttactactgactaaagacagggatcactcctggtggacttggaggaAAATATGAGGTGCAGGGGATTAATTAAACGCTAGTTGGCCAAGTGCAGGGCAAGCAGCCTTGCCTTCTTGCCCCATCTCTTTGACTCCCCAAGTGTATTTGTTAGGTATCAAAGCTAGTAGGATTTAGGGGTTACTCTAAAGCCCCTGCTGACAGCTTCACATATGGAATACATTACCATAATGATATAGCAAAAGTGGCTTGTTTACTCAAAATAACAAGACAGCTAAAACTCACTTCTAATAATGAAGATACTGGGAAAGGGAGTTTATGAGGTTATTTTTTACCTGTTACcttagtttttttctatttggaaATCTGGACCCAGTATTGGAATAGGAATAAAACTTAGACCTGTTTTAACTTTCCTGACCACTAAAGCTGTGCTTCCGAAATGGAAGTGTTCACTTTGAGGTATAAGACTTGACTCTATCAGACTTAGGAACTTTTAGCACTCACTCACTTGTTTTTAGAATGTTTGGGTGTTAAGGATGAATGTTATCTGAAAATTAGTGGGCTGGCTTTCAAAAGTGATTATTATCTGATGCTGTGATTTGTGGTAGTAAGCATGTTTACTGCATGTTCTCCACCCATCTTTTAGGGTTTAGATGTTGATTCCCTGGTCATCGAGCATATTCAGGTGAACAAAGCACCCAAGATGCGCCGCAGGACTTACAGGGCTCATGGGCGTATTAACCCATACATGAGTTCTCCCTGCCACATTGAGATGATTCTGACTGAGAAAGAGCAGATAGTTCCTAAACCTGAAGAGGAAGTTGCACAGAAGAAAAAGGTAAATAATTACTTGTTACTTGGGTTTCATTTTTGTGATCTTCAAAATATTGGTGGTTGCTATGATGACTAACTTAGGACACCTTTGGAATAATCATGAAAGAAAACTGTTCTGagcaacctttctttttttttttttttttttttttttttttttgtggtttttgggtcacacccggcagtgctcaggggccactcctggctccatgctcagaaattgctcctggcaggcacgggggaccatatgggactccgggattcgaaccgatgaaaggcaacgccttatctccatgctatctctccggccccatctgagCAACCTTTCTAACCATTTTATGGATCTCATTCGTTTCTAAACTTAGCAATTGTGTAAATGAAACCTAATTTCTGCTGATTCTTACCTTAATGTCTGGCAACTTGAACTTCTTCCCCTATTCCCCTATCTGCCCAAATTGAGCTTATTTTTCAGTAAGAGTAATTTATGTTCCCTAGtcatttgtaataatttttagttttcctGTCACTTGAATGTTATTCTCTGGTTTTTGCTGTTATAAGCACACATGGCAAATTTCATGCAGATAAATCCCGACACCACAAAATACTTGGTTTGTTTTAAGCTTCCGGTTCTTCAGAGTGGCTTTTACTGAGAGgcttaaattgttttcttttcccaGATCTCACAGAAGAAACTGAAGAAGCAAAAACTGATGGCACGGGAATAAACTaagcataaaataaatggatCTAACTAAACTGTTTGCTGTATTTATTAGTAAAACTATTTCAAGTGCTTTTAGAAAAGGGATCTCCTCATATTTtgaattaaatcattttaataatgtacAGAATTTGTTTATGCTTTCAGCACCACAGTTTTTAGAGCTTTATTATACACAAATCTTGTCAGGGTTAACTCAACACTTCAATAGATAGTGGCAGCACCCAGCAATGCACAGGGCTTGCTCTGATGTGGGAAGTGGAGCCCTAGTAGGGAGTATGGTAGGGGCCACCCTACCTGCTATTATGTCTCCTGCCCATGATATTCCTAATTTGTATGATGGGTATCtgttactttttggtttttgggcatacccaatggtgctcatggcttactcctggttctttgttcagaaattgctcctggcaggctctggggatcataggggatgccgggatttgaaggcTGACCtgcacaaatgccctaccacctctATCTGGGCCCTGGATTTTAATGTTCAACTAATTACTGGTTTTTTTTCTACCTTGTTGGGCTTCATAGAAGTATTTCTTGGGACCAAAGTGAGTGATGTATAATGGAGTGCTTTTGCAGCTGGCCCTTGTTAAACAGCCAGTGCTGAGTATAGCTCATTgaggaaataacccctgagcattggtgtgGCCAAACCCATCTTAGTAGTTCCGCCAAATCTGATGATCCAGGGTGTTTCCAAGTAATGCTTGTTGGTGCAGAGCGgtgggtagcacagtggtaggacatttatttgtcttgcatgcaggatggaccccagttacattcccagcattccatatggtccctctagtctgccaggagctatttttgagtacagctgggtgtggccctagaaCTAGAAAAATGCATGTCTTTGGAACTCTTGTGGGTCAATGTGCCTCCCTAGGTACATGCCCAAGAGGGCACTGATATCGATGGGGGAAAAGGGGGTGTTGGCCCCAAACCAGAGGTGGCTAGGTGACTGATGACCTGTAGGAACCAGGTTATGTTTTGGATCCAGACCTGCACTGCAAGCTCCCTTAACTACCCAATTGGGTCCTCTAAGAGCCCCTCTAAATGGAAGTGCAGTGAGAAGAGTTGAGACTAGAGACTAGCCTTTCCAGGACCACGTTCTGGAACTCACAGCCACTATTCTGAGTGTGACGGTCCCTGACCCGCTTGTGATGCCCTCTAGCCAGAGGAGGGGCCACAACTGTCAGCAATGGGGGCGGCGGTAGAGGTGGCCACACAATCCAAGAGGCTGGTTACTTCCGCGATCGTCCATTCTAGCGGTGAGCTGCCCCGTCTTCCGCTCTCCTACGCACTTGCGGGCGGCGACGCCGGAAGTCACCGCCCTTCCTACAGGAAGTCGCCGCCTCTTCCGGCTGACGCAGCGCTCCATTGTCGACTCCATTGGCTCGCCCGCGGCTCGTCCCTCCCACCGGAAGTGGGCTGGGGGTCGCGGAGCTCAGGGCCGGAGGAGGCTTGTCCGCTGCGGCTGCCGAGCTGTCTTCTAGCTCATCTCGGCCCTCTCCGCGGCTCGTCTCCGGCCCCGCTGCGCCTCACGGTATTCTGGGTCTCCCGCATCATCCCCCGCACTCCGGGCCGGGATTCGGGGCGTCCCTGCTCCTGCGGCCCCGCCATCccctctccgggccctgggctgTCTTCGTGGTTCCCGGCCCATCCTCTCTGTCCGGGCCGGCCAGGGAGGTCACCTACGGGTCCTGGTCTCCGTCCATcctttaggttttggggtcacacccggcggcgctcaggggttcctcctggctctgcgttcagaaatgctcctggcaggctaggggggaaccctatgggatgccaaatgggattcgaaccaccagccttctgcatgcaaggccaacgccctatctccatgccatctctccggccccccactgtGTATTTTAAAGCCCATTGGTCATAGCCATTTGCTACTTTGCTGAGTTAAGCTCAGAACTATTGTTAAGAATTCagggggaggggccggagagatagcatggaggtaaggcgtttgcctttcatgcaga from the Suncus etruscus isolate mSunEtr1 chromosome 10, mSunEtr1.pri.cur, whole genome shotgun sequence genome contains:
- the RPL17 gene encoding 60S ribosomal protein L17; translation: MVRYSLDPENPTKSCKSRGSNLRVHFKNTRETAQAIKGMHIRKATKYLKDVTLQKQCVPFRRYNGGVGRCAQAKQWGWTQGRWPKKSAEFLLHMLKNAESNAELKGLDVDSLVIEHIQVNKAPKMRRRTYRAHGRINPYMSSPCHIEMILTEKEQIVPKPEEEVAQKKKISQKKLKKQKLMARE